Proteins encoded in a region of the Pseudopipra pipra isolate bDixPip1 chromosome 18, bDixPip1.hap1, whole genome shotgun sequence genome:
- the TBX1 gene encoding T-box transcription factor TBX1 isoform X3, with product MACLEERAGQRRAVSSSTPGDPSWPENGTSRRRRRASREGSAGGAPRRPQLARPPRLPPAKDALQHCHQGHGRRMFPTFQVKIFGMDPMADYMLLMDFVPVDDKRYRYAFHSSSWLVAGKADPATPGRVHYHPDSPAKGAQWMKQIVSFDKLKLTNNLLDDNGHIILNSMHRYQPRFHVVYVDPRKDSEKYAEENFKTFVFEETRFTAVTAYQNHRITQLKIASNPFAKGFRDCDPEDWPRNHRPGALPLMSAFARSRNPVSSPAHQNGTEKDAAESRRDFEREAGGTGLHQAEAAHQQLMSRVLSPALPGGPGGLVPLSGPGGGRPSPPHHELRLEPAASEPLHHHPYKYPPAAYDHYLGAKSRPAPYPLPSIRGHGYHHHHHHHMNAAAAAAAAANMYSPAGAPAGYEYGPR from the exons tcgccgccgccgccgagcaagcagggaagggagcgCTGGAGGAGCGCCGCGGCGGCCGCAgctcgcccgcccgccccggctgCCGCCCGCAAAAGATGCACTTCAGCACTGTCACCAGGGACATGGAAG GCGCATGTTCCCCACCTTCCAGGTGAAGATATTCGGCATGGACCCTATGGCTGACTACATGCTCCTCATGGACTTCGTTCCCGTAGACGACAAGCGATACCG GTAcgccttccacagctcctcctggctggTGGCCGGCAAAGCCGACCCCGCCACCCCCGGGAGGGTCCATTACCACCCGGACTCCCCGGCCAAAGGGGCGCAGTGGATGAAGCAGATCGTTTCCTTCGATAAGCTCAAACTGACCAACAATTTGCTGGACGACAATGGGCAT ATCATTTTGAACTCCATGCACAGATACCAGCCGCGTTTTCACGTGGTCTACGTGGACCCCCGGAAAGACAGCGAGAAATACGCGGAGGAGAACTTCAAAACCTTCGTCTTCGAGGAGACACGTTTCACAGCCGTGACCGCCTACCAGAACCACAGG ATCACACAGCTGAAGATCGCCAGCAACCCTTTTGCCAAGGGATTCAGAGACTGTGACCCTGAGGACTG GCCCAGGAACCACAGGCCAGGGGCTCTTCCTCTCATGAGTGCTTTTGCCAGATCCCGGAATCCAGTCTCTTCCCCGGCCCACCAGAATGGGACAGAGAAAG ATGCTGCCGAGAGCCGGCGGGACTTCGAGCGGGAGGCGGGCGGGACGGGGCTGCACCAGGCGGAGGCCGCGCACCAGCAGCTCATGTCCCGCGTGCTCAGCCCCGCGCTGCCCGGCGGGCCCGGCGGGCTGGTGCCGCTGTCCGGGCCGGGGGGCGGCCGGCCGAGCCCCCCGCACCACGAACTGCGCCTGGAGCCCGCCGCGTCCGAGCCGCTGCACCACCACCCCTACAAGTACCCGCCGGCCGCCTACGACCACTACCTGGGCGCCAAGAGCCGGCCCGCGCCCTACCCCCTGCCCAGCATCCGCGGGCACGgctaccaccaccaccaccaccaccacatgaacgcggcggccgcggccgcggcggccgccAACATGTACTCGCCGGCCGGGGCGCCCGCGGGCTACGAGTACGGACCGCGGTAA
- the TBX1 gene encoding T-box transcription factor TBX1 isoform X1 produces MHFSTVTRDMEAISSPWLTQLSHFCDVAAFTANSLSSLNASGGYHLSPSPGDPYGQHEPPHYEPCTAQQHPHPPPQPQHGYPFGGAAAGTNPPPPGPEQPEGAGGAAAGPAAVSGCSAGAAAAAKAPVKKNPKVANVSVQLEMKALWDEFNQLGTEMIVTKAGRRMFPTFQVKIFGMDPMADYMLLMDFVPVDDKRYRYAFHSSSWLVAGKADPATPGRVHYHPDSPAKGAQWMKQIVSFDKLKLTNNLLDDNGHIILNSMHRYQPRFHVVYVDPRKDSEKYAEENFKTFVFEETRFTAVTAYQNHRITQLKIASNPFAKGFRDCDPEDWPRNHRPGALPLMSAFARSRNPVSSPAHQNGTEKDAAESRRDFEREAGGTGLHQAEAAHQQLMSRVLSPALPGGPGGLVPLSGPGGGRPSPPHHELRLEPAASEPLHHHPYKYPPAAYDHYLGAKSRPAPYPLPSIRGHGYHHHHHHHMNAAAAAAAAANMYSPAGAPAGYEYGPR; encoded by the exons ATGCACTTCAGCACTGTCACCAGGGACATGGAAG CTATCTCCAGCCCCTGGCTCACCCAGCTGTCCCATTTTTGCGATGTTGCAGCTTTCACGGCCAAcagcctgagcagcctgaacGCCTCCGGCGGGTACCacctctccccctccccgggggaCCCGTACGGACAGCATGAGCCGCCGCACTACGAGCCCTGCACGGCTCAGCAGCACCCGCACCCGccgccccagccccagcacggcTATCCTTtcggcggggcggcggccggGACCAACCCGCCGCCCCCAGGCCCCGAGCAGCCCGAGGGCGCCGGGGGAGCCGCCGCGGGGCCGGCCGCCGTCTCGGGCTGCTCCGCGGGGGCGGCCGCCGCGGCCAAGGCGCCGGTGAAGAAGAACCCGAAGGTGGCCAACGTGAGCGTCCAGCTGGAGATGAAGGCGCTGTGGGACGAGTTCAACCAGCTGGGCACCGAGATGATCGTCACCAAGGCGGGCAG GCGCATGTTCCCCACCTTCCAGGTGAAGATATTCGGCATGGACCCTATGGCTGACTACATGCTCCTCATGGACTTCGTTCCCGTAGACGACAAGCGATACCG GTAcgccttccacagctcctcctggctggTGGCCGGCAAAGCCGACCCCGCCACCCCCGGGAGGGTCCATTACCACCCGGACTCCCCGGCCAAAGGGGCGCAGTGGATGAAGCAGATCGTTTCCTTCGATAAGCTCAAACTGACCAACAATTTGCTGGACGACAATGGGCAT ATCATTTTGAACTCCATGCACAGATACCAGCCGCGTTTTCACGTGGTCTACGTGGACCCCCGGAAAGACAGCGAGAAATACGCGGAGGAGAACTTCAAAACCTTCGTCTTCGAGGAGACACGTTTCACAGCCGTGACCGCCTACCAGAACCACAGG ATCACACAGCTGAAGATCGCCAGCAACCCTTTTGCCAAGGGATTCAGAGACTGTGACCCTGAGGACTG GCCCAGGAACCACAGGCCAGGGGCTCTTCCTCTCATGAGTGCTTTTGCCAGATCCCGGAATCCAGTCTCTTCCCCGGCCCACCAGAATGGGACAGAGAAAG ATGCTGCCGAGAGCCGGCGGGACTTCGAGCGGGAGGCGGGCGGGACGGGGCTGCACCAGGCGGAGGCCGCGCACCAGCAGCTCATGTCCCGCGTGCTCAGCCCCGCGCTGCCCGGCGGGCCCGGCGGGCTGGTGCCGCTGTCCGGGCCGGGGGGCGGCCGGCCGAGCCCCCCGCACCACGAACTGCGCCTGGAGCCCGCCGCGTCCGAGCCGCTGCACCACCACCCCTACAAGTACCCGCCGGCCGCCTACGACCACTACCTGGGCGCCAAGAGCCGGCCCGCGCCCTACCCCCTGCCCAGCATCCGCGGGCACGgctaccaccaccaccaccaccaccacatgaacgcggcggccgcggccgcggcggccgccAACATGTACTCGCCGGCCGGGGCGCCCGCGGGCTACGAGTACGGACCGCGGTAA
- the TBX1 gene encoding T-box transcription factor TBX1 isoform X2, with protein sequence MHFSTVTRDMEAFTANSLSSLNASGGYHLSPSPGDPYGQHEPPHYEPCTAQQHPHPPPQPQHGYPFGGAAAGTNPPPPGPEQPEGAGGAAAGPAAVSGCSAGAAAAAKAPVKKNPKVANVSVQLEMKALWDEFNQLGTEMIVTKAGRRMFPTFQVKIFGMDPMADYMLLMDFVPVDDKRYRYAFHSSSWLVAGKADPATPGRVHYHPDSPAKGAQWMKQIVSFDKLKLTNNLLDDNGHIILNSMHRYQPRFHVVYVDPRKDSEKYAEENFKTFVFEETRFTAVTAYQNHRITQLKIASNPFAKGFRDCDPEDWPRNHRPGALPLMSAFARSRNPVSSPAHQNGTEKDAAESRRDFEREAGGTGLHQAEAAHQQLMSRVLSPALPGGPGGLVPLSGPGGGRPSPPHHELRLEPAASEPLHHHPYKYPPAAYDHYLGAKSRPAPYPLPSIRGHGYHHHHHHHMNAAAAAAAAANMYSPAGAPAGYEYGPR encoded by the exons ATGCACTTCAGCACTGTCACCAGGGACATGGAAG CTTTCACGGCCAAcagcctgagcagcctgaacGCCTCCGGCGGGTACCacctctccccctccccgggggaCCCGTACGGACAGCATGAGCCGCCGCACTACGAGCCCTGCACGGCTCAGCAGCACCCGCACCCGccgccccagccccagcacggcTATCCTTtcggcggggcggcggccggGACCAACCCGCCGCCCCCAGGCCCCGAGCAGCCCGAGGGCGCCGGGGGAGCCGCCGCGGGGCCGGCCGCCGTCTCGGGCTGCTCCGCGGGGGCGGCCGCCGCGGCCAAGGCGCCGGTGAAGAAGAACCCGAAGGTGGCCAACGTGAGCGTCCAGCTGGAGATGAAGGCGCTGTGGGACGAGTTCAACCAGCTGGGCACCGAGATGATCGTCACCAAGGCGGGCAG GCGCATGTTCCCCACCTTCCAGGTGAAGATATTCGGCATGGACCCTATGGCTGACTACATGCTCCTCATGGACTTCGTTCCCGTAGACGACAAGCGATACCG GTAcgccttccacagctcctcctggctggTGGCCGGCAAAGCCGACCCCGCCACCCCCGGGAGGGTCCATTACCACCCGGACTCCCCGGCCAAAGGGGCGCAGTGGATGAAGCAGATCGTTTCCTTCGATAAGCTCAAACTGACCAACAATTTGCTGGACGACAATGGGCAT ATCATTTTGAACTCCATGCACAGATACCAGCCGCGTTTTCACGTGGTCTACGTGGACCCCCGGAAAGACAGCGAGAAATACGCGGAGGAGAACTTCAAAACCTTCGTCTTCGAGGAGACACGTTTCACAGCCGTGACCGCCTACCAGAACCACAGG ATCACACAGCTGAAGATCGCCAGCAACCCTTTTGCCAAGGGATTCAGAGACTGTGACCCTGAGGACTG GCCCAGGAACCACAGGCCAGGGGCTCTTCCTCTCATGAGTGCTTTTGCCAGATCCCGGAATCCAGTCTCTTCCCCGGCCCACCAGAATGGGACAGAGAAAG ATGCTGCCGAGAGCCGGCGGGACTTCGAGCGGGAGGCGGGCGGGACGGGGCTGCACCAGGCGGAGGCCGCGCACCAGCAGCTCATGTCCCGCGTGCTCAGCCCCGCGCTGCCCGGCGGGCCCGGCGGGCTGGTGCCGCTGTCCGGGCCGGGGGGCGGCCGGCCGAGCCCCCCGCACCACGAACTGCGCCTGGAGCCCGCCGCGTCCGAGCCGCTGCACCACCACCCCTACAAGTACCCGCCGGCCGCCTACGACCACTACCTGGGCGCCAAGAGCCGGCCCGCGCCCTACCCCCTGCCCAGCATCCGCGGGCACGgctaccaccaccaccaccaccaccacatgaacgcggcggccgcggccgcggcggccgccAACATGTACTCGCCGGCCGGGGCGCCCGCGGGCTACGAGTACGGACCGCGGTAA
- the TBX1 gene encoding T-box transcription factor TBX1 isoform X4 has protein sequence MHFSTVTRDMEAISSPWLTQLSHFCDVAAFTANSLSSLNASGGYHLSPSPGDPYGQHEPPHYEPCTAQQHPHPPPQPQHGYPFGGAAAGTNPPPPGPEQPEGAGGAAAGPAAVSGCSAGAAAAAKAPVKKNPKVANVSVQLEMKALWDEFNQLGTEMIVTKAGRRMFPTFQVKIFGMDPMADYMLLMDFVPVDDKRYRYAFHSSSWLVAGKADPATPGRVHYHPDSPAKGAQWMKQIVSFDKLKLTNNLLDDNGHIILNSMHRYQPRFHVVYVDPRKDSEKYAEENFKTFVFEETRFTAVTAYQNHRITQLKIASNPFAKGFRDCDPEDWPRNHRPGALPLMSAFARSRNPVSSPAHQNGTEKGESPHWPGQPVTWALLACTAPTCMFGASFAPHAGAQPHC, from the exons ATGCACTTCAGCACTGTCACCAGGGACATGGAAG CTATCTCCAGCCCCTGGCTCACCCAGCTGTCCCATTTTTGCGATGTTGCAGCTTTCACGGCCAAcagcctgagcagcctgaacGCCTCCGGCGGGTACCacctctccccctccccgggggaCCCGTACGGACAGCATGAGCCGCCGCACTACGAGCCCTGCACGGCTCAGCAGCACCCGCACCCGccgccccagccccagcacggcTATCCTTtcggcggggcggcggccggGACCAACCCGCCGCCCCCAGGCCCCGAGCAGCCCGAGGGCGCCGGGGGAGCCGCCGCGGGGCCGGCCGCCGTCTCGGGCTGCTCCGCGGGGGCGGCCGCCGCGGCCAAGGCGCCGGTGAAGAAGAACCCGAAGGTGGCCAACGTGAGCGTCCAGCTGGAGATGAAGGCGCTGTGGGACGAGTTCAACCAGCTGGGCACCGAGATGATCGTCACCAAGGCGGGCAG GCGCATGTTCCCCACCTTCCAGGTGAAGATATTCGGCATGGACCCTATGGCTGACTACATGCTCCTCATGGACTTCGTTCCCGTAGACGACAAGCGATACCG GTAcgccttccacagctcctcctggctggTGGCCGGCAAAGCCGACCCCGCCACCCCCGGGAGGGTCCATTACCACCCGGACTCCCCGGCCAAAGGGGCGCAGTGGATGAAGCAGATCGTTTCCTTCGATAAGCTCAAACTGACCAACAATTTGCTGGACGACAATGGGCAT ATCATTTTGAACTCCATGCACAGATACCAGCCGCGTTTTCACGTGGTCTACGTGGACCCCCGGAAAGACAGCGAGAAATACGCGGAGGAGAACTTCAAAACCTTCGTCTTCGAGGAGACACGTTTCACAGCCGTGACCGCCTACCAGAACCACAGG ATCACACAGCTGAAGATCGCCAGCAACCCTTTTGCCAAGGGATTCAGAGACTGTGACCCTGAGGACTG GCCCAGGAACCACAGGCCAGGGGCTCTTCCTCTCATGAGTGCTTTTGCCAGATCCCGGAATCCAGTCTCTTCCCCGGCCCACCAGAATGGGACAGAGAAAGGTGAGAGCCCCCACTGGCCAGGCCAGCCCGTCACCTGGGCCCTGCTGGCCTGCACGGCCCCCACATGCATGTTCGGGGCCAGCTTTGCTCCTCATGCTGGTGCACAGCCCCACTGCTAA